Below is a window of Accipiter gentilis chromosome 31, bAccGen1.1, whole genome shotgun sequence DNA.
TGCTGGGCGCAGGGCAGgacctcccctcctctccctcacaaAGAGGGACAGAGGCAGTCCCGTGTGGCTCCCGCACCCCGCAGCCCATCCTCTCCTGGGTGCAGCCTCCCCTTGGGTTCTACTTGCAGTCACAAAAGGTTTTTACTGCTTGAGCCTTTCTGTGTCCCCTCTGCAGGTGCCTCCCAGGGCCGCACGGATTGCTACGGCAGTGTCAACAGAATTAGAACCCCTGGGGCCTCAAGAAAAACTGCAAAGCCAGAGGGTTTACCCTACTCTGGTGAGTATCCCTCTTCTGCCAGACAGCTCCATTTCTCCATGGGACACTAATGCCAAATCCTTCACATTTCCAAAGCGCTGAACGCACACTAGCTGCTGAGCCTGCATAATATCCCCGTAGGTGATCATCTACCTCCTCCCAGAGGCAAGGCAAACAAAATGTTGGTGTAATTCTGTCTGTATTAGAAAGAGAGAGGTGAAAGGCAATTCTGAGTTTTAAAAGTTATTAAGCAAATACCTTTACTTTTGATTTTGATTACAGGAGTTAGAGCTTCAGAAAAGATTGCTGAACGGGACCTAAGAGCTATGGATCAATATAAAACACTTATTAAGAAAGTTGGTGAAAAACTGTGCATCGAACCAGCCCTGATTGCTGGCATCATCTCCCGGGAATCTCATGCTGGCAAAGCACTGAAGAATGGCTGGGGTGACAATGGAAATGGATTTGGTTTAATGCAGGTATTTGCTGATACTCCACTAAAACCTGATAAACAAATAGCATATAAATAAAAGTAAGGCTCCTAAACGTATCATCCATTACAGCAGGGAAAttacttctttttgttgttttgatattTCTAGGTTGACAAAAACTCACATAGACCTGTGGGACAATGGAACAGTGAAGCTCATCTTACCCAGGGCACAAGCATACTTATCACGATGATAAAGACAATACAGAAGAAGTTCCCACGCTGGACAAAGGATCAACAGCTGAAGGGTAAGGTACAAGCCACAGGTTTTgtccaggaaagaagaaaatctttagGATGAGAACATACTGAATTAGTTCCCATGTTTCTCAAAAACTACGTTTCTAGCAGGCTGTGGCTTAGCTTTTCACCGCTCTTTTACTTCACCAGCAAAAGACAAGCTTTGTCAATTCCGTGtagtttctgcctttctttaGTATGGCAGTCTTGCTGAATTTTCACCACCATGTGTCAAATATTTATACACCTGAAATCTAGTCTATATAAGAGCTGAGCTTTCCTTATCTGACCATGAGGAGTCTCCTACAGCCGTTCATGTTAACAAATAGCTCCGTGGTTTACTTGAACGGGGCCAGCAGTTCACTCCGTATCTCTGTTGACAAAGGAGATGAGTTGTTTGCTCTCAGGGAATTGCAAAATTGTGCTGCACAACATCGAATGGCTGCCCGCTTCAAAGCAGGCTGCACCCCGCAATCCCCTTGGACTGCTG
It encodes the following:
- the LOC126053000 gene encoding lysozyme g-like isoform X2 — translated: MLRKNRSTYTMLVLLGLAALLGASQGRTDCYGSVNRIRTPGASRKTAKPEGLPYSGVRASEKIAERDLRAMDQYKTLIKKVGEKLCIEPALIAGIISRESHAGKALKNGWGDNGNGFGLMQVDKNSHRPVGQWNSEAHLTQGTSILITMIKTIQKKFPRWTKDQQLKGGISAYNAGPKNVQSYDRMDIGTTHDDYSNDVVARAQYYKKHGY
- the LOC126053000 gene encoding lysozyme g-like isoform X1, which encodes MPEAELRTSRLFGMLRKNRSTYTMLVLLGLAALLGASQGRTDCYGSVNRIRTPGASRKTAKPEGLPYSGVRASEKIAERDLRAMDQYKTLIKKVGEKLCIEPALIAGIISRESHAGKALKNGWGDNGNGFGLMQVDKNSHRPVGQWNSEAHLTQGTSILITMIKTIQKKFPRWTKDQQLKGGISAYNAGPKNVQSYDRMDIGTTHDDYSNDVVARAQYYKKHGY